One window of Aspergillus oryzae RIB40 DNA, chromosome 3 genomic DNA carries:
- a CDS encoding uncharacterized protein (predicted protein), with product MAEEASRPLLNKGSRPSSRPSSPIDERQSSDSSPAPPFELSSESTPLLLSREEDLATYGGVATRRSSAASEDFLVTNDSKKPRGRVRWPIFCVLLSLIAIITILIFAFVAPALVKQYAVDATVFNPTNVSVESATADGIQARIQGDLVLDAGRIKKAPVRNLGRFVTWIGREVETGQSEVEVYLPEYGNVLVGTASLPSIKVNIQNGHVNHVNFLADLVAGDIPGIRAVAVDWLEGRLDRLRVQGKATVPLKSGILSLGEQTITDSITFHEGDFPTLPKVNVTKFNVHDTDTPGHNGAMEVDASVAALVDSPFGLSIPPLGFEVLVPNCSPGDPYISVADVTTKGFPIHPGQPTSIDVAGIVQSLSDDLTKACPGKKKSPLDLLVKSYMQGLQTTVYVRGADFPSLGTPEWVVDILKTVTVPLAFTGHALDNLVKNFTMTDVHFDMPNPLAEPDTPESQPRVSALVNVLIGLPEQLNLLHLDVPHVRANSDIYYHGKKLGVLNLQEWQPANSTLLENVDGAPALLVNFSMKHVPLQVTDGDVLSDILQALLFEGEPVRLTVAASVDAEVSTGLGTYAVRGIPAEGAVNVKPPYGDSLEGLSPRVESIALGPTTESSLVMKAKINLTNPSPYSASVPFVDFILVYNETKLAHITARDLVIVPGVNSGIHANLQWNPLELGGSAGIAAGQEMLSRYVSGYNTSVTIRSHEGTFPAQPELGQALSRLGLEVPIPGVPVPGNPGDEDGKPKFIQDTTLHLWSSTAEFTLSSPFPNTTIEVTSVEANAFYQKHEEVGSINYYIPFSVPPGLSTTPRLPVELNLNGIGYDALRKALGGTLKLDAVAKVGVLIRRYRTTITYYGQGITARVKI from the exons CGACGAAAGACAATCTTCCGACTCGAGTCCTGCGCCTCCATTCGAATTATCTTCCGAATCCACCCCTTTACTCCTCAGCCGGGAAGAGGACTTGGCAACATACGGGGGCGTTGCAACTAGACGATCTTCGGCAGCCTCAGAAGACTTTCTCGTTACCAATGATTCAAAGAAACCACGAGGCAGAGTACGATGGCCAATATTCTGTGTCTTGCTATCCCTGATTGCGATTATAACAATCCTTATATTCGCTTTTGTCGCGCCGGCTTTAGTGAAGCAGTATGCAGTGGATGCCACCGTATTCAATCCAACTAATGTTTCGGTTGAGTCGGCCACAGCGGATGGAATTCAGGCCAGGATACAGGGAGACCTCGTACTTGATGCGGGCCGTATAAAGAAAGCGCCGGTGCGGAATCTTGGTCGTTTTGTCACATGGATTGGTAGAGAAGTCGAGACGGGCCAGTCGGAAGTCGAAGTGTATCTTCCAGAGTACGGCAACGTACTCGTCGGGACAGCATCTTTACCTTCTATCAAGGTCAACATTCAGAATGGCCATGTCAACCATGTCAACTTCTTGGCGGACCTAGTCGCTGGCGACATCCCTGGTATCCGCGCGGTAGCAGTTGATTGGTTAGAAGGGCGACTTGACCGCCTGCGAGTGCAGGGGAAAGCAACAGTGCCACTTAAATCTGGCATTCTGAGTTTGGGCGAGCAGACGATAACTGACTCTATAACCTTCCATG AGGGTGATTTCCCAACACTCCCAAAGGTCAATGTTACAAAGTTCAATGTGCACGATACAGATACGCCCGGACATAATGGAGCTATGGAGGTAGATGCCTCAGTGGCTGCTCTTGTCGATTCGCCCTTTGGCCTGAGTATCCCTCCGCTTGGATTTGAGGTGCTCGTGCCAAATTGCTCGCCAGGCGACCCATATATCTCAGTAGCGGACGTCACAACTAAAGGATTCCCCATACATCCAGGGCAGCCCACGTCTATCGACGTTGCTGGAATTGTCCAGAGTCTTTCTGATGATTTAACGAAGGCTTGCCccggaaagaaaaagtcacCCTTGGATCTTCTTGTGAAGAGTTATATGCAGGGTCTTCAGACTACAGTTTATGTTCGTGGAGCCGACTTTCCGTCTCTGGGAACGCCTGAGTGGGTGGTAGACATTCTCAAGACCGTGACAGTACCCTTGGCTTTTACAGGACATGCTCTAGACAATCTCGTCAAAAACTTCACCATGACAGATGTGCATTTCGACATGCCTAATCCTCTTGCAGAGCCTGATACTCCCGAATCTCAGCCTAGGGTATCAGCCTTGGTGAATGTCTTGATTGGGTTGCCTGAGCAGCTAAACCTGCTTCACCTGGATGTACCTCATGTTCGTGCCAACTCTGACATCTATTATCATGGGAAGAAGCTCGGTGTCTTGAATTTACAAGAATGGCAGCCAGCTAATTCCACTCTTCTGGAAAATGTTGATGGAGCTCCGGCTCTGCTCGTTAATTTTTCCATGAAGCATGTGCCACTTCAGGTGACTGACGGGGATGTTTTGTCAGATATTCTACAAGCCTTGCTCTTTGAAGGAGAACCTGTGAGACTGACAGTTGCTGCAAGTGTGGATGCAGAAGTCTCTACAGGGCTTGGGACCTATGCTGTTCGTGGAATACCAGCCGAGGGTGCTGTGAACGTTAAAC CACCGTACGGTGACTCACTTGAAGGACTGAGTCCACGGGTTGAATCGATAGCACTCGGACCAACAACTGAATCGTCACTCGTAATGAAAGCGAAAATCAACTTGACGAATCCATCGCCATACTCCGCTTCGGTACCATTTGTTGACTTTATTCTTGTCTACAATGAGACCAAATTGGCTCACATAACTGCCCGAGACCTTGTGATTGTGCCTGGGGTGAATTCTGGTATCCATGCCAACCTGCAATGGAATCCACTCGAACTAGGCGGCTCAGCTGGTATAGCTGCTGGCCAAGAGATGCTCTCACGATATGTTTCCG GTTACAACACGTCCGTAACAATTCGCAGTCACGAGGGAACATTCCCGGCTCAACCAGAACTTGGACAGGCGCTCTCTAGACTAGGACTTGAAGTCCCAATCCCTGGGGTGCCTGTTCCTGGAAATcccggtgatgaggatggaaagccAAAGTTTATCCAGGATACAACG CTACACTTATGGTCATCAACGGCGGAGTTCACATTGTCCTCCCCGTTTCCTAATACGACCATAGAGGTCACATCGGTAGAAGCCAATGCCTTCTATCAGAAGCACGAAGAAGTCGGTAGTATCAATTACTACATCCCTTTTTCGGTGCCACCGGGTCTCTCCACGACCCCGCGGTTACCTGTGGAGTTGAATTTGAATGGGATAGGATATGACGCTTTGAGAAAAGCCCTTGGCGGTACACTCAAGTTGGATGCTGTAGCAAAGGTTGGCGTTCTGATTAGACGCTATCGCACTACCATAACATACTATGGTCAGGGAATCACCGCAAGGGTGAAGATTTAG